One genomic region from Carettochelys insculpta isolate YL-2023 chromosome 4, ASM3395843v1, whole genome shotgun sequence encodes:
- the NEUROG2 gene encoding neurogenin-2, producing the protein MFVKPESLELKAEGDLLLLGPASPGSSPLSSSAEEEEDLQAASPARPAQEQQARVPLSLRRHACKRRPGRARAGSRGTKTAETVQRIKKSRRLKANNRERNRMHNLNAALDALREVLPTFPEDAKLTKIETLRFAHNYIWALTETLRLADHCGAAGLPGALFPEAVLLSPGSAPDSSPSPAPSWSCTSSPLSSAASSCSCALSPASPAGSASDLDYWQPDKHRYAPPHPLPREFI; encoded by the coding sequence ATGTTCGTGAAGCCGGAGAGCCTGGAGCTGAAGGCGGAGGgagacctgctgctgctgggcccggCCTCCCCTGGCTCCTCCCCGCTGTCCTCCAGCGCCGAGGAAGAGGAGGACCTCCAGGCCGCTTCGCCGGCCCGCCCGGCGCAGGAGCAGCAGGCGCGGGTGCCGCTGAGCCTAAGACGGCACGCGTGCAAGCGGCGCCCCGGCCGGGCCCGGGCCGGCTCCCGGGGGACCAAGACAGCCGAGACGGTGCAGAGGATCAAGAAGAGCCGGCGGCTGAAGGCCAACAACCGGGAGCGGAACCGCATGCACAACCTGAACGCAGCGCTGGACGCGCTGCGCGAGGTGCTGCCCACCTTCCCCGAGGACGCCAAGCTCACCAAGATCGAGACGCTGCGCTTCGCGCACAACTACATCTGGGCGCTGACCGAGACCCTGCGCCTGGCCGATCACTGCGGCGCCGCCGGCCTGCCGGGCGCCCTCTTCCCCGAGGCCGTGCTGCTGAGCCCGGGCAGCGCCCCGGACAGCAGCCCCTCGCCCGCCCCCTCGTGGAGCTGCACTAGCAGCCCCCTGTCCTCCgccgcctcctcctgcagctgcgcTTTATCGCCCGCCAGCCCGGCCGGCTCCGCCTCGGACCTGGACTACTGGCAGCCGGACAAGCATCGCTACGCACCGCCCCACCCGCTGCCCAGAGAGTTCATCTAA